The nucleotide window CAACCGGTTGCTGCTGCCCGTGGCGATGCTCATTCTGCTGGTGGCCCTTGGGGTAAACTACCTCGACTGGAACGCCGGCCCGCTGTCGTTCTTCAGCGGAATGCTGGTGGTCGATAACTTCTCGGTGGCCTTCACGGGCATTGTGGTAGTTACGGCGCTGCTGCTGCTGCCCTTTTCGCAGAAGTACGTGCGCGACGGTGAGCCGAACCTGGCGGAGTACTACTCCCTGCTGCTGTTTTCGCTGGTGGGCGCCATCATGCTGGTGAGCTACAACCACCTGCTGATGCTGTTCCTGGGCATCGAAATCCTGAGCGTGGCCATGTACGTGCTGGCCGGTTCCGACAAGCGCAACCTGCGCTCCAACGAGGCCGCCCTGAAGTACTTTCTGATGGGTTCCTTCTTCACCGGGGTGCTGCTTTTTGGCGTGGCGCTGGTGTACGGGGCTACGGGCACCTTCGAGCTAAGCCAGATCAGCGCGGCGGTGCAGAACCCGGCCCCCGGCTTCGAGTCGCTCACCCCCATGCTCTACATCGGCATGCTGATTATGCTGGTGGGTATTGGCTTTAAAGTATCGGCGGCGCCTTTCCACTTCTGGACGCCCGACGTGTACGAGGGCACGCCCACGTTCTTCGCCGCCTTTATGAGCACGGTGGTGAAAACCGCCGGCTTCGCCGCCTTCCTTAAGCTGCTCGTGCAGGCTTTCCCCGCCGCCAATGCCCAGGGTGTCTGGCTGCCCACCCTCACCGCCATGTGCGTACTCACCCTGCTCATCGGCAACGTGGGCGCCGTGGCCCAAACCAGCGTGAAGCGGATGCTGGCGTACTCCAGCATTTCGCACGCTGGCTACCTGCTCATTGCGCTGGTAGCTTTCAACGGGCAGCTGTACGGAGCCTCGGCCAACGGCATTATGTTCTACTCCCTGGCTTATTCGGTGGCCACGGTATCGGCCTTTGGGGTACTCAAGCTGGTAGCCGATGCCCGCATGCGCGAGGACTACGACGGGCTGAACGGCCTGGCCAAGACCAACCCGCTGCTGGCCTTCGCCCTCACGGTTTCCATGCTGAGCCTGGCTGGTATTCCGCTCACGGGTGGCTTCTTCGGTAAGTTCTTCATCTTCGCGGCGGCCGTGGAGAATGGCTACATCGGGCTGGTGGTGTTTGCCGTGGTGATGTCGATGGTGAGCATCTACTACTACCTGCGCCCCATCATTGCCATGTACATGCGCCCGACTGAGGACGAAACCACGGCCGCCCCGGTGCCGGTAGGCCCGTTTCAGTCGGCCACGCTCCTGCTGCTGGCGTTGCTCACGGTGGTGCTGGGTGTGCTGCCCGGCTTAGTGGCCGGTATGCTCTAGGCCCGCGCCGGACTCCCGAATTTCTTTTCCTGGAAAAGGCCTCTTTCATTCGGAAGGGGCCTTTTTCGTTACTCATCCCAGGCCCCCGCAGGGCCAATAATAACTCGCGCTGACGTTTCATACGCATCCGGCGGGGCTTCATACGCTGCCGGAACCCCTTTAAATGCTCGCGCTGAGGTGTAGGACACTCGCGCTGACGTCTCGGACGCTCGCGCTGAGGTGTAGGCCGCTCGCGCTGACGTCTCGGACGCTTGCGCTGCCGTGTTGAAAACTCGCGGCCAAGTGCCGGAGGGGGTTGGACACATCTAGAAGGCCCGCGCCGGAGTGGCGGAGGCGCGCGGGTACGGCTTTCGCCGGAACGGGCCTATACTTGCGGCTGATTTTCTGCTTCCCCTTTCTCCGACTATGAAACGTTTCCTTGCCCTGGCAGCCCTGTTGAGCCTCCCGCTGCTTGGCGTGGCGCAGGCAACTGCTCCCGACTCGCTCACCGCCCAACTGAGCCGCCTGGCTTCGGCCTC belongs to Hymenobacter sp. J193 and includes:
- a CDS encoding NADH-quinone oxidoreductase subunit N, whose translation is MNSIIVLSVLGLANLFLGFLRSNRLLLPVAMLILLVALGVNYLDWNAGPLSFFSGMLVVDNFSVAFTGIVVVTALLLLPFSQKYVRDGEPNLAEYYSLLLFSLVGAIMLVSYNHLLMLFLGIEILSVAMYVLAGSDKRNLRSNEAALKYFLMGSFFTGVLLFGVALVYGATGTFELSQISAAVQNPAPGFESLTPMLYIGMLIMLVGIGFKVSAAPFHFWTPDVYEGTPTFFAAFMSTVVKTAGFAAFLKLLVQAFPAANAQGVWLPTLTAMCVLTLLIGNVGAVAQTSVKRMLAYSSISHAGYLLIALVAFNGQLYGASANGIMFYSLAYSVATVSAFGVLKLVADARMREDYDGLNGLAKTNPLLAFALTVSMLSLAGIPLTGGFFGKFFIFAAAVENGYIGLVVFAVVMSMVSIYYYLRPIIAMYMRPTEDETTAAPVPVGPFQSATLLLLALLTVVLGVLPGLVAGML